DNA sequence from the Halorussus sp. MSC15.2 genome:
CACACGGAATCGCTGTTCGCCTGACGACGCGTCGAAAGCCGCGACACCGTCTTCGAGACCGACGTAGAGCGTATCACCTGCGAGAGCAGGCGTACTCTCTTCGACTCCGTCCCGGAGTTCGACACTCCAAGACGTTTCGCCGGTGTCCACATCGAGTGCGACGACGCGGCCCGTCTCACCGAACGAGAGGTAGACCCTAGACCCGTCGGAAATCGGTCGGACCTCCTCACCCGCAGCACTCAGCGACCTCGACCACCGAGTCGTCCCATCGTCGAGGTTCAGCGCATACACGGGGTCAGTCCCACAGTAGACAGTGTCGTTTGCGATGCAGGGACCACCTCGCCGACCACTGTCGAGGTGCAGGTTGCGTACCCACTCCGTCGTGCCGGTGGTCGCGCCAACGGCACCGAACGACCCGTCTCCCTCTATAACCGGTCCGACGATGTATCCCTCCGCGTACGCGCTCGGATGAACACCCTCATCCGGCGGTGTTTTCCAGCGCTCGAGACCGGACCGGGTGTCGATGGCGACGAGTCGGTCACCCGTTCCCACGAACGACGATACG
Encoded proteins:
- a CDS encoding PQQ-binding-like beta-propeller repeat protein is translated as MQRRDPARTGYVPDVDGPRERSEVRWRATLSDDRATRTWLVCSAGTVYAVSDRTIHAFDVTTGELSWQTSRLGTLPWSNRPMRVKTSPVLDGERLLVGSSVSLYALDRARGRTRWEYKTNSSLDETLRAGSTVYVSSFVGTGDRLVAIDTRSGLERWKTPPDEGVHPSAYAEGYIVGPVIEGDGSFGAVGATTGTTEWVRNLHLDSGRRGGPCIANDTVYCGTDPVYALNLDDGTTRWSRSLSAAGEEVRPISDGSRVYLSFGETGRVVALDVDTGETSWSVELRDGVEESTPALAGDTLYVGLEDGVAAFDASSGEQRFRVSKPESANRTNSPIVAGGTLYVLLGRTLYALGEP